From Passer domesticus isolate bPasDom1 unplaced genomic scaffold, bPasDom1.hap1 HAP1_SCAFFOLD_116, whole genome shotgun sequence, one genomic window encodes:
- the LOC135291772 gene encoding trinucleotide repeat-containing gene 18 protein-like, which translates to MKQELKKMWQGGQEIDIELQWKVAFPEGSTPSLVPAPAAGKKAMPDTGTGTADWDAGTVPPLAWPSEVVKPSEHSAAMSEGTTPPTPTLDAAQKPSSHHRGPTTGETKDMAGKKFQDPLEIMWQMLKERLQRRQEMKGEPVQMEAFPRGSSGSVPASAAGREAMPGTDTGDEFAGKASPSAWMNKVLKPLEPPADVSTGRTSPASPAPTLDAIRKPSSHHRGTPTGKVQDTTDKMSLQTSKQIRQELKEPLQTREEMDIVLQWKLAFLEGSTLSSVPAPAAGKKAMPDTGTGTADWEAGKDSPLAWRSEVVQPSEHSADVSAGTTSPTPTLDAAQKPTSHHRSPTTGETKDMAGKKFQDPLEIMWQMLKECLQRRQEMKGEPVQKEAFPAGSSGSVPASAAGREAMPGTDTGDGNRDMGFQEVLMKDGLKFLENAGAEPAGEGPTSRTEALGDAEGVSAGRTSQAPGLDAWPQPSSHGRGPPKGKTQVFAAKKSHDSDEFLRQTQKEAPGGQVMDQKAVQEEEHSGRSSGSLAAPAAGRKAMPDTGTGTADAAGTTRPVTDAQDGLGRGFCQGTGCWLGLQAGVLCLELVFLLCCFGIGYSWKRKQSTSGQELDDSGCTSHPDSVSSSSSSSSSESSSSSSSSSSSYSLDCPLKCSVKRTPEQPSIRKPLIAP; encoded by the exons ATGAAGcaagagctgaagaaaatgtggcagggaggacaag agatagACATagagcttcagtggaaggtggcatttcctgaaggaagcactccatctttggtgccagccccagctgcaggaaagaaggcaatgccagacacgggcacaggcacagcag actgggatgctgggacgGTTCCTCCATTAGCATGGccctctgaagttgtgaagccctctgagcattctgcag CCATGTCTGAAGGGACAActccaccaactcctaccttggatgctgcacaaaagcccagctcccatcacaggg gtcctacgacaggagagaccaaagacatggcaggcaagaaattccaggacccattagaaatcatgtggcaaatgctgaaggaacgtctgcaaagaaggcaag aaatgaaaggagagcctgtgcagatggaagcatttcccagaggaagtagtggttccgtgccagcctctgctgcaggaagggaggccatgccaggcacagacacaggag atgagtttgctgggaaggcttctccatcagcttggatgaataaagttttgaagcccttggagcctcctgcag atgtgtctacagggaggacttctccagcttctccagctcctaccttggatgctatacgcaagcccagctcccatcacaggg gtactccaacagggaaagtccaagatacaacagataagatgtccctgcaaacTTCCAAACAGattaggcaagagctgaaggaacccctgcagacaagagaag agatggacatagtgcttcagtggaagttggcatttcttgaaggaagcactctatcttcggtgccagcccctgctgcaggaaagaaggcaatgccagacacgggcacaggcacagcag actgggaggctgggaaggattctccattagcctggcgctctgaagttgtgcagccctccgagcattctgcag atgtgtctgcagggacgacttcaccaactcctaccttggatgctgcacaaaagcccacctcccatcacagga gtcctacgacaggagagaccaaagacatggcaggcaagaaattccaggacccattagaaatcatgtggcaaatgctgaaggaatgtctgcagagaagacaag aaatgaaaggagagcctgtgcagaaggaagcatttcccgcaggaagcagtggttccgtgccagcctctgctgcaggaagggaggccatgccaggcacagacacaggag Acgggaatcgtgacatgggttttcaggaagtcctgatgaaggatggtttgaagttcctggagaatgctggag ctgaacctgccggtgaaggtcccacatccaggactgaggctctgggagatgctgagg gtgtgtctgcagggaggacttctcaagctccagggttggatgcttggccccaacccagctcccatggcaggg gtcctccaaaaggaaagacccaagtttttgcagccaaaaagtctcatgactcagatgaattcctgagacaaacacagaaggaagcacctggaggacaag tgatggaccaaaaggctgttcaggaggaggaacactcagggagaagcagtggctcattggcagcccctgctgcgggaaggaaggcgatgccagacacgggcacaggcacagcag atgcagctggcaccacaagacctgttaccgatgcccaggatggcctcggaaggggtttctgtcagggaacaggttGCTGGCTAGGGTTACAGGCAGGCGTcctttgtttggagcttgtcttcctgttgtgctgctttggaatcgggtattcctggaagagaaaaca gagcacctcgggacaggagttggatgacagtggctgcacctcacacccagacagcgtgagcagctcctccagcagctcctccagcgagagcagctcctccagcagctcctccagcagcagttaCAGCCTGGACtgccctctcaagtgttctgtgaagaggaccccagaacaaccgtcgataaggaagcctcttattgccccgtag
- the LOC135291778 gene encoding zinc finger protein 541-like isoform X2, translated as MLLSGGPPTAQDHPLADYHYAGSDRWTAEEKEAFQKAFHTYGKDFHLIQKQIPSKTVAQCVEYYYCWKKEQKLASSTLAQTAGKRKRRKSPPRKETGETGKRSRSLKPSRRGTSTGEDIAHARMHSLSPRRKGQISPAFAPG; from the exons atgttgctctcgggggggcctccaacagctcaagaccatcccttggctgattatcattatgcag gctcagatagatggacagctgaggagaaggaggccttccaaaaggctttccacacctacggcaaggatttccatctcatccagaagcag atcccgagtaagaccgtggcacagtgtgtggagtactactactgctggaaaaaagagcagaaacttgccagcagcactcttgctcag actgcgggcaaacggaagaggaggaaaagccctcccaggaaggagactggggagaccgggaagagaagcc ggagtttgaaaccatcaaggagaggaacaagcacaggagaagacatcgcccacgcaaggatgcacagcctctccccaagaagaaaaggccaaattagccctgcatttgccccaggctag
- the LOC135291778 gene encoding zinc finger protein 541-like isoform X1 produces MKSLQPWSGSPWRKTTLTWKNRTEEALEMLLSGGPPTAQGHPLADYHYAGSDRWTAEEKEAFQKAFHTYGKDFHLIKKQIPSKTVAQCVEYYYCWKKEQKLASSTLAQTAGKRKRRKSPPRKETGETGKRSRSLKPSRRGTSTGEDIAHARMHSLSPRRKGQISPAFAPG; encoded by the exons atgaagagcctgcaaccctggtctggaagcccttggaggaagacgaccctgacctggaaaaaccggacagag gaggctctggagatgttgctctcgggggggcctccaacagctcaaggccatcccttggctgattatcattatgcag GCTCAGATagatggacagctgaggagaaggaggccttccaaaaggctttccacacctacggcaaggatttccatctcatcaagaagcag atcccgagtaagaccgtggcacagtgtgtggagtactactactgctggaaaaaagagcagaaacttgccagcagcactcttgctcag actgcgggcaaacggaagaggaggaaaagccctcccaggaaggagactggggagaccgggaagagaagcc ggagtttgaaaccatcaaggagaggaacaagcacaggagaagacatcgcccacgcaaggatgcacagcctctccccaagaagaaaaggccaaattagccctgcatttgccccaggctag
- the LOC135291780 gene encoding uncharacterized protein LOC135291780 isoform X1: MVLSRYLLLLFLVALPAQNAQSAPAAGQGAVVDTESALSAPERGADTVLTPSWYLKRMNDDKVPEEFPEGLPDVPEELLAALHEAPSETDSETVPETLAVEESDIVPGSHEKREPIEDTRTLAEPEEYSGSSGGQKAETAGHCDPSKYYILVGTVAASALLLLGAVSGYLVMHQLLKRDRRSQEDKEATGQDWDSSWESCGQPRGEAEPGEGAGSGERAQGNGFRDSCRLFPELFAAELARLYKNMSAYPSPLPTCSFCALADNTSSRDHWISLESPQPTASSWPSYHQYLQDYYLLEDDD, from the exons atggtcctgagccgctacctcctgctgctctttctcgtggccctgccagcccagaatgcccagagtgctccagcagctgggcagggagcag ttgtggacacagagagtgctctttcagcccctgagcgaggggcagataccgtgctgactccgagctggtacctcaagc ggatgaacgatgacaaggttcctgaagagttccctgaaggattgccggatgttccagaggagctcctggcagccttgcatgaagccccgtCTG agacagattctgagactgtgccggagaccttagctgtggaagaaagtgacattgtgccaggctcacatgaaaaaagagaaccaatagaggacaccaggacacttgctgagcctgaggaatattcag ggtcatccggtgggcaaaaagccgagactgctggacactgtgacccgagcaagtactacatcctagtagggacagtagcagcctcagctttgcttctgcttggggcagtgtctggctatctagtcatgcatcagctgctgaagagagacag gaggagccaggaggacaaagaggcaacaggacaggactgggactcttcctgggaaagctgtggtcagcctagaggtgaagcagagccaggagaaggagcgggaagcggcgagagagcccaaggcaacgggttcagggacagctgccgcctgtttcctgagctctttgcagcagagctcgcccggctgtacaagaacatgagcgcatacccgtcacctctgcccacctgctccttctgtgctctggctgacaacacctcttcacgggaccactggatttccctggagtcacctcagcccacagcatcctcttggccctcctaccaccaatacctgcaggactactatctcttagaggatgatgattag
- the LOC135291780 gene encoding uncharacterized protein LOC135291780 isoform X2, with translation MVLSRYLLLLFLVALPAQNAQSAPAAGQGAGMNDDKVPEEFPEGLPDVPEELLAALHEAPSETDSETVPETLAVEESDIVPGSHEKREPIEDTRTLAEPEEYSGSSGGQKAETAGHCDPSKYYILVGTVAASALLLLGAVSGYLVMHQLLKRDRRSQEDKEATGQDWDSSWESCGQPRGEAEPGEGAGSGERAQGNGFRDSCRLFPELFAAELARLYKNMSAYPSPLPTCSFCALADNTSSRDHWISLESPQPTASSWPSYHQYLQDYYLLEDDD, from the exons atggtcctgagccgctacctcctgctgctctttctcgtggccctgccagcccagaatgcccagagtgctccagcagctgggcagggagcag ggatgaacgatgacaaggttcctgaagagttccctgaaggattgccggatgttccagaggagctcctggcagccttgcatgaagccccgtCTG agacagattctgagactgtgccggagaccttagctgtggaagaaagtgacattgtgccaggctcacatgaaaaaagagaaccaatagaggacaccaggacacttgctgagcctgaggaatattcag ggtcatccggtgggcaaaaagccgagactgctggacactgtgacccgagcaagtactacatcctagtagggacagtagcagcctcagctttgcttctgcttggggcagtgtctggctatctagtcatgcatcagctgctgaagagagacag gaggagccaggaggacaaagaggcaacaggacaggactgggactcttcctgggaaagctgtggtcagcctagaggtgaagcagagccaggagaaggagcgggaagcggcgagagagcccaaggcaacgggttcagggacagctgccgcctgtttcctgagctctttgcagcagagctcgcccggctgtacaagaacatgagcgcatacccgtcacctctgcccacctgctccttctgtgctctggctgacaacacctcttcacgggaccactggatttccctggagtcacctcagcccacagcatcctcttggccctcctaccaccaatacctgcaggactactatctcttagaggatgatgattag